Genomic segment of Bifidobacterium lemurum:
GAACCGTCGAAGACGCCCGTATGGTGATCGACATGGGCGGCGAGCATATCGGTGTGAGCTATGGGCATGTCAAGCACACGCCCGGCCAGCTGACCTGCGAGCAGGCGAAGGAGATCTTCGACGGCGTGCAGCCCGAGGCCGTGCGCATCGGACTGACCTGCTCCGAGGACATCGAGGAGATCACCGAGGATCTCAAGGCCGCCATGCCCGACGTGCTCCACCTCTCCGGCGACATCGAAGGCATCTCGCCCGAGCAGGTGGCCGAGCTCAAAAGCCGCTTCCCCGGGCTCAAAATCATGCAGGCGATGCCCGTGCTCGCCGGCGTGCCGTTGGAGAGCCAGAAGGTGATGCAGTATGTGCGCGACTACGAGCCGGTCTCCGACTTCTTCCTGATCGACACCAAGGCGCCCGACGCCGGAGACATCGGCG
This window contains:
- a CDS encoding phosphoribosylanthranilate isomerase, coding for MADVIAQIYGIRTVEDARMVIDMGGEHIGVSYGHVKHTPGQLTCEQAKEIFDGVQPEAVRIGLTCSEDIEEITEDLKAAMPDVLHLSGDIEGISPEQVAELKSRFPGLKIMQAMPVLAGVPLESQKVMQYVRDYEPVSDFFLIDTKAPDAGDIGATGLTHDRAIDKAIIDSTKVKCIIAGGLDASNVGEAIYATNPYGVDSFSLTNYDDERADTLRCKDPAKVEAFIKAAKNA